The following coding sequences are from one Thermofilaceae archaeon window:
- a CDS encoding NADH-quinone oxidoreductase subunit K yields the protein MAVINAYTVTAAALMAVGLYCIAAKRNLIKIVMGLEIVATAVNVNFLGMGMKENGLDSLAQIYVALNMAVSAALLALALSLVVVLYRHYGTLDSSKIARLRW from the coding sequence ATGGCGGTCATCAACGCCTACACGGTAACCGCAGCGGCACTGATGGCGGTGGGTTTGTACTGCATAGCAGCGAAGCGTAACCTGATAAAAATCGTCATGGGGCTTGAGATAGTAGCAACCGCTGTTAACGTAAACTTCCTGGGGATGGGAATGAAGGAGAACGGCTTGGATTCGCTGGCGCAAATCTACGTTGCATTAAACATGGCGGTGAGCGCGGCACTGCTTGCCCTTGCACTAAGCCTAGTGGTAGTTCTCTACAGGCACTACGGCACCCTCGATTCTTCGAAGATCGCTAGGTTGAGGTGGTAG